The proteins below come from a single Streptomyces sp. M92 genomic window:
- a CDS encoding class I SAM-dependent methyltransferase codes for MAHDHHDTHRHDTGHGHGHGHGHDHDHTDMDWAEMAPLLEAQAELYTPLYRQAMAWLAREVTDPGLVVDVGSGPGVVSCLFADTFPGARVLAVDGAEPLLERARDRAARLGAADRFGTLAGELPGVLGELDYPADLMWASQSLHHLGDQRAAVAALAGHLAPGGTLAVLEGGLPARFLPRDIGIGRPGLQARMHAVEEDAFAQMRADTPGSVPETEDWPAMLTAAGLEHTGTRSFLLDLPAPLSDEARAYVTTSLSRLRDRLGDGLDAGDRETLDRLLDPADEASAYRRQDVFVLVAHTVYTAVRPA; via the coding sequence ATGGCGCACGACCACCACGACACCCACCGGCACGACACCGGGCACGGACACGGCCACGGACACGGCCACGACCACGACCACACCGACATGGACTGGGCCGAGATGGCCCCGCTGCTGGAGGCCCAGGCGGAGCTGTACACGCCGCTGTACCGGCAGGCCATGGCCTGGCTGGCACGCGAGGTGACCGACCCCGGCCTGGTCGTCGACGTCGGCAGCGGACCCGGCGTTGTCTCCTGCCTGTTCGCCGACACCTTCCCCGGCGCCCGCGTCCTCGCCGTCGACGGCGCCGAGCCCCTGCTGGAGCGGGCCCGCGACCGCGCCGCCCGCCTCGGTGCCGCCGACCGCTTCGGCACCCTCGCCGGAGAGCTGCCCGGGGTGCTGGGCGAGCTGGACTACCCGGCCGACCTGATGTGGGCGAGCCAGAGCCTGCACCACCTCGGCGACCAGCGAGCGGCCGTGGCCGCACTCGCCGGGCACCTCGCACCGGGCGGCACCCTGGCCGTCCTGGAGGGCGGGCTGCCCGCCCGGTTCCTGCCCCGCGACATCGGGATCGGGCGCCCGGGGCTGCAGGCCAGGATGCACGCCGTGGAGGAGGACGCCTTCGCGCAGATGCGCGCGGACACGCCCGGCTCCGTGCCCGAGACCGAGGACTGGCCGGCGATGCTGACCGCCGCGGGCCTCGAGCACACCGGCACCCGCAGCTTCCTGCTGGACCTGCCGGCGCCGCTGTCGGACGAGGCCCGCGCCTACGTCACCACGTCCCTGTCCCGACTGCGCGACCGCCTCGGCGACGGCCTCGACGCCGGCGACCGGGAGACCCTCGACCGACTGCTCGACCCCGCCGACGAGGCGAGCGCGTACCGGCGGCAGGACGTGTTCGTGCTGGTGGCGCACACGGTCTACACGGCGGTGCGGCCCGCCTGA
- a CDS encoding aldo/keto reductase — MSSKVPPIILNNGVEMPQLGFGVWQVPDDEAQAAVAQALEAGYRSIDTAAIYGNEEGTGQAIAASGVPREDLFVTTKLWNSDQGYDSTLRAFDTSLAKLGLEYVDLYLIHWPMPAKERYVDTYKAFEKLHADGRIRAIGVSNFLPEHLERLIGETSVVPAVNQIELHPHLQQHAAREYHAEQGIATEAWSPLGSGKGILEIPAIVAIAQKHGRSPAQVVLRWHLQVGNVVIPKSVTPSRIKENIDVFGFSLDTEDLAAISALNEDRRTGPDPAEFNGE; from the coding sequence GTGAGCAGCAAGGTCCCCCCGATCATCCTGAACAACGGCGTCGAGATGCCCCAGCTGGGCTTCGGCGTCTGGCAGGTGCCGGACGACGAGGCCCAGGCGGCCGTCGCCCAGGCGCTGGAGGCCGGGTACCGCAGCATCGACACAGCGGCGATCTACGGCAACGAGGAGGGCACCGGCCAGGCGATCGCCGCCTCCGGCGTCCCCCGCGAGGATCTGTTCGTCACCACCAAGCTCTGGAACAGCGACCAGGGGTACGACTCCACCCTCCGCGCCTTCGACACGTCGCTGGCGAAGCTGGGCCTGGAGTACGTGGACCTGTACCTGATCCACTGGCCGATGCCGGCCAAGGAGCGCTACGTCGACACGTACAAGGCGTTCGAGAAGCTGCACGCCGACGGCCGCATCCGGGCCATCGGCGTCTCCAACTTCCTGCCGGAGCACTTGGAGCGGCTGATCGGCGAGACGTCGGTCGTCCCCGCCGTCAACCAGATCGAGCTGCACCCGCACCTCCAGCAGCACGCCGCCCGCGAGTACCACGCGGAGCAGGGCATCGCCACCGAGGCGTGGTCCCCGCTCGGCTCCGGCAAGGGCATCCTGGAGATCCCCGCGATCGTGGCGATCGCCCAGAAGCACGGCCGCAGCCCGGCCCAGGTGGTGCTGCGCTGGCACCTCCAGGTCGGCAACGTGGTGATCCCGAAGTCCGTGACGCCGTCGCGGATCAAGGAGAACATCGACGTGTTCGGCTTCAGCCTCGACACCGAGGACCTCGCGGCGATCAGCGCGCTGAACGAGGACCGGCGCACGGGCCCGGACCCGGCGGAGTTCAACGGGGAGTGA
- a CDS encoding cellulose binding domain-containing protein, whose amino-acid sequence MRRTRILTVLLALAAGLLTGGPPAALAAGSPATAAVAADSYTWKNARVDGGGFVPGIVFNRSEKDLAYARTDIGGAYRWEEATKSWTPLLDHVGWDDWGHTGVVSVASDSVDPDRVYAAVGTYTNDWDPGNGAVLRSADRGATWEKADLPFKLGGNMPGRGMGERLAVDPHDNDVLYLGAPSGNGLWRSTDAGVTWSEVTAFPNPGNYVQDPTDTSGYASDNQGVVWVTFDESTGTAGTPTKTVYVGVADKENAVYRSTDAGASWERVAGQPTGYLAHKGVLDAENGYLYLAYSDTGGPYDGGKGRLYRYATATGTWTDISPVAEADTYFGFSGLTVDRQNPGTVMATAYSSWWPDTQIYRSTDSGATWTQAWEYTSYPARENRYTMDVSSSPWLTWGANPSPPEQTPKLGWMTETLEIDPFDSDRMMYGTGATVYGTENLTNWDDEGGQFAIEPMVRGLEETAVNDLAAPPSGAPLLSALGDIGGFRHTSLTEVPSMMFTSPNFTSTTSLDFAETNPDVVVRAGNLDAGPHIAFSTDNGANWFGGTDPAGVSGGGTVAAGADGSRFVWSPQGAGVHHTTGFGTSWQPSSGIPAGAVVESDRVDPHTFYGFKSGKFYVSTDGGATFTASAATGLPAGDSVRFKALPGGEGDVWLAGGAADGPYGLWHSTDGGASFTKLPNVDEADTVGFGKAAPGASYQTLYTSAEIAGVRGIFRSTDQGVTWTRVNDDAHQWGWTGAAITGDPRVYGRVYVATNGRGIVYGDTAGTDPGPGPDPAGRCSVAYTVSNQWAGGFQADVRLTNTGTSAWDGWSLRWSFPDGQRVTRMWNAEHTASGGSVTARNTGWNGTVAAGASVAFGFTGEGSGADSLPASFTLGGEACSTG is encoded by the coding sequence GTGCGAAGAACCCGGATCCTCACAGTCCTGCTGGCCTTGGCCGCCGGCCTCCTGACCGGCGGCCCGCCCGCCGCGCTGGCCGCCGGTTCACCGGCGACGGCCGCCGTGGCCGCCGACTCCTACACCTGGAAGAACGCCCGCGTCGACGGGGGCGGCTTCGTCCCCGGCATCGTCTTCAACCGCTCCGAGAAGGACCTGGCCTACGCCCGCACCGACATCGGCGGCGCCTACCGCTGGGAGGAGGCGACGAAGAGCTGGACTCCCCTCCTCGACCACGTCGGCTGGGACGACTGGGGCCACACGGGCGTGGTCAGTGTCGCCTCCGACTCCGTCGACCCCGACCGGGTGTACGCGGCGGTCGGCACGTACACCAACGACTGGGACCCGGGCAACGGCGCGGTGCTGCGCTCCGCCGACCGGGGCGCGACGTGGGAGAAGGCCGACCTGCCGTTCAAGCTGGGCGGCAACATGCCGGGCCGCGGCATGGGCGAGCGCCTGGCCGTCGACCCGCACGACAACGACGTGCTGTACCTGGGCGCGCCCAGCGGCAACGGCCTGTGGCGCTCGACGGACGCGGGTGTCACCTGGTCCGAGGTGACGGCCTTCCCCAACCCCGGGAACTACGTGCAGGACCCCACGGACACGAGCGGCTACGCCTCCGACAACCAGGGCGTCGTCTGGGTCACCTTCGACGAGTCCACGGGTACGGCGGGCACCCCCACGAAGACGGTCTACGTGGGGGTCGCCGACAAGGAGAACGCCGTCTACCGCTCGACCGACGCGGGCGCGAGTTGGGAGCGGGTCGCCGGGCAGCCGACCGGCTACCTCGCCCACAAGGGCGTCCTGGACGCCGAGAACGGCTACCTGTACCTGGCCTACAGCGACACGGGCGGCCCCTACGACGGCGGCAAGGGCCGGCTGTACCGGTACGCGACGGCGACGGGCACCTGGACGGACATCAGCCCGGTCGCCGAGGCCGACACCTACTTCGGCTTCAGCGGACTGACCGTCGACCGGCAGAACCCCGGCACGGTGATGGCGACGGCGTACAGCTCCTGGTGGCCGGACACGCAGATCTACCGCTCCACGGACAGCGGCGCGACGTGGACGCAGGCATGGGAGTACACGTCGTACCCGGCCCGCGAGAACCGCTACACCATGGACGTCTCCTCGTCCCCGTGGCTGACCTGGGGCGCGAATCCGAGCCCGCCCGAGCAGACGCCGAAGCTGGGCTGGATGACGGAGACGCTGGAGATCGACCCGTTCGACTCGGACCGGATGATGTACGGGACCGGGGCGACCGTCTACGGCACGGAGAACCTCACGAACTGGGACGACGAGGGCGGCCAGTTCGCCATCGAGCCCATGGTCCGCGGGCTGGAGGAGACGGCGGTGAACGACCTGGCCGCTCCCCCGTCGGGCGCCCCGCTGCTCAGCGCGCTGGGTGACATCGGCGGCTTCCGGCACACGAGCCTGACCGAGGTGCCGTCGATGATGTTCACCTCCCCGAACTTCACCTCCACCACGAGTCTGGACTTCGCGGAGACGAACCCGGACGTCGTCGTGCGGGCCGGGAACCTCGACGCGGGCCCGCACATCGCCTTCTCCACGGACAACGGCGCCAACTGGTTCGGCGGCACCGACCCCGCGGGCGTGAGTGGCGGGGGCACCGTGGCCGCCGGCGCGGACGGCAGCCGCTTCGTGTGGAGCCCGCAGGGCGCCGGAGTGCACCACACGACGGGCTTCGGCACGTCCTGGCAGCCGTCGAGCGGCATCCCGGCCGGCGCGGTCGTCGAGTCCGACCGGGTCGACCCGCACACCTTCTACGGCTTCAAGTCCGGGAAGTTCTACGTCAGCACGGACGGCGGCGCGACCTTCACCGCGTCGGCGGCCACCGGCCTGCCCGCCGGGGACAGCGTCCGCTTCAAGGCGCTGCCCGGCGGGGAGGGTGACGTCTGGCTGGCAGGCGGGGCTGCGGACGGCCCGTACGGGCTGTGGCACTCGACGGACGGCGGCGCGAGCTTCACCAAGCTGCCGAACGTCGACGAGGCCGACACCGTCGGCTTCGGCAAGGCGGCGCCGGGCGCCTCGTACCAGACCCTCTACACCAGCGCCGAGATAGCCGGGGTGCGCGGCATCTTCCGCTCCACCGACCAGGGCGTCACCTGGACCCGCGTCAACGACGACGCCCACCAGTGGGGCTGGACCGGCGCGGCCATCACGGGCGACCCGCGCGTCTACGGGCGGGTGTACGTGGCGACCAACGGGCGCGGGATCGTCTACGGCGACACCGCCGGCACCGACCCCGGCCCCGGGCCGGACCCGGCCGGGAGGTGCTCGGTGGCGTACACGGTCAGCAACCAGTGGGCGGGCGGCTTCCAGGCCGATGTGCGGCTCACCAACACGGGCACTTCCGCCTGGGACGGCTGGTCCCTGCGCTGGTCCTTCCCGGACGGCCAGCGGGTGACCCGGATGTGGAACGCGGAGCACACCGCGTCGGGCGGGTCGGTGACCGCGCGGAACACCGGCTGGAACGGCACGGTGGCCGCCGGAGCGTCGGTGGCCTTCGGCTTCACGGGGGAAGGGTCGGGAGCCGACTCCCTTCCGGCGTCGTTCACCTTGGGGGGTGAGGCCTGCTCCACCGGCTGA
- a CDS encoding glycoside hydrolase family 6 protein, translating into MTRSRTAMLAALALVAGASGTAFAAQSAGAGAAAVPCTVDYQVQNDWGSGFTAAVTVTNNGAATSSWSLGWTFTGSQQVTNSWNAKVSQSGAAVTATNEAYNGTLSTGGSASFGFQGTYSGSNAVPGTFTLNGATCNVDDGGSTDPDPTDPPDPTDPPEQGERVDNPYDGAKVYVNPEWSANAAAEPGGDRIADQPTGVWLDRTAAIEGVNGGMGLRDHLDEALTQKGSGELVVQLVIYNLPGRDCAALASNGELGPDEIGRYKTEYIDPIAEILADPKYADLRIVTTVEIDSLPNLVTNVSGRPTATENCDIMKANGNYQKGVGYALNKLGDVGNVYNYVDAGHHGWLGWDSNFDPSADMFKTAATTEGATVDDVHGFIVNTANYSALKEENFKITDSVNGTTVRQSDWIDWNQYTDELSYAQAMRDKLVSIGFDQNLGMLIDTSRNGWGGEARPSGPGAMTDVNTYVDGGRYDRRINPGNWCNQAGAGLGERPQASPAAGIDAYVWMKPPGESDGASEEIPNDEGKGFDRMCDPTYEGNPRNGNSPSGALPDAPISGHWFSAQFQELMKNAYPPLS; encoded by the coding sequence ATGACCCGCAGCAGAACCGCGATGCTCGCCGCCCTGGCGCTGGTCGCCGGGGCCTCCGGCACGGCCTTCGCCGCGCAGTCCGCCGGCGCCGGCGCGGCGGCCGTCCCCTGCACCGTCGACTACCAGGTGCAGAACGACTGGGGCAGCGGCTTCACCGCCGCCGTGACCGTCACCAACAACGGCGCCGCGACCTCCAGTTGGTCACTGGGGTGGACGTTCACCGGCAGCCAGCAGGTCACCAACAGCTGGAACGCGAAGGTCAGCCAGAGCGGCGCCGCCGTCACCGCGACCAACGAGGCCTACAACGGCACGCTCTCCACGGGAGGTTCGGCGAGCTTCGGCTTCCAGGGCACCTACAGCGGAAGCAACGCGGTCCCCGGCACCTTCACCCTCAACGGCGCGACCTGCAACGTCGACGACGGCGGATCGACCGACCCCGACCCGACCGACCCGCCGGACCCGACCGATCCGCCGGAGCAGGGCGAGCGGGTGGACAACCCCTACGACGGCGCCAAGGTCTACGTGAACCCCGAGTGGAGCGCCAACGCGGCGGCCGAGCCCGGGGGCGACCGCATCGCCGACCAGCCCACCGGTGTGTGGCTCGACCGGACCGCCGCCATCGAGGGCGTCAATGGCGGCATGGGACTGCGCGACCACCTCGACGAGGCGCTGACACAGAAGGGCTCCGGGGAACTCGTCGTCCAGCTCGTCATCTACAACCTGCCCGGACGCGACTGCGCCGCCCTCGCCTCCAACGGCGAGCTGGGCCCGGACGAGATCGGCCGGTACAAGACCGAGTACATCGACCCGATCGCCGAGATCCTCGCCGACCCCAAGTACGCGGACCTGAGGATCGTCACCACGGTCGAGATCGACTCGCTGCCCAACCTGGTCACCAACGTCTCCGGGCGGCCGACCGCCACGGAGAACTGCGACATCATGAAGGCCAACGGCAACTACCAGAAGGGCGTCGGCTACGCCCTGAACAAGCTCGGCGACGTCGGCAACGTCTACAACTACGTCGACGCCGGCCACCACGGCTGGCTCGGCTGGGACAGCAACTTCGACCCCTCCGCCGACATGTTCAAGACCGCCGCCACCACCGAGGGCGCGACCGTCGACGACGTGCACGGCTTCATCGTCAACACCGCCAACTACAGCGCCCTGAAGGAGGAGAACTTCAAGATCACGGACTCGGTCAACGGAACCACCGTGCGCCAGTCCGACTGGATCGACTGGAACCAGTACACCGACGAGCTGTCCTACGCCCAGGCCATGCGCGACAAGCTGGTCTCGATCGGCTTCGACCAGAACCTCGGCATGCTGATCGACACCTCACGCAACGGCTGGGGCGGCGAGGCGCGGCCCAGCGGACCGGGCGCGATGACCGACGTGAACACCTACGTGGACGGCGGCCGCTACGACCGCCGCATCAACCCCGGCAACTGGTGCAACCAGGCTGGAGCCGGTCTCGGTGAGCGTCCGCAGGCCAGCCCCGCCGCCGGGATCGACGCGTACGTGTGGATGAAGCCCCCGGGTGAGTCCGACGGCGCGAGCGAGGAGATCCCGAACGACGAGGGCAAGGGATTCGACCGCATGTGCGACCCGACCTACGAGGGCAACCCGCGCAACGGCAACAGCCCCTCCGGCGCGCTGCCCGACGCCCCGATCTCCGGCCACTGGTTCTCCGCGCAGTTCCAGGAGCTGATGAAGAACGCCTACCCGCCCCTGTCCTGA
- a CDS encoding glycoside hydrolase family 48 protein, whose translation MHPAPRRRRRTARRLWTAALAALALPLTMLGTGSTPAQAAALQCSVDYRTNDWGSGFTAELTLTNRGAEAIDGWTLTYDYAGDQKLTNGWNGTWSQSGRTVTVKNAAYNARVAAGAAVTTGGQFTYSGTNTAPTSFAVNGTTCAGAHQPPITVLTSPEPGSVYSQGEAVPLAATAAAADDATISKVEFYDDTTLLGTDTSAPYTHSASGLTVGSHSLVAKAYDSMGASAASVPVGITVASGPTVVATPAQLGVQQGESGTYEVKLSKEPAADVTVTTARASGNTGLSVSAGASLTFTPGNWDTAQEVTIAADASGTGSAVFESTAPGHGKAAVTVTQLGAQKDYDARFLELYGKITDPANGYFSPEGIPYHSVETLIVEAPDHGHETTSEAYSYLLWLQAMYGKVTGDWDRFNNAWEIMETYMIPTHADQPTNSSYNASEPATYAPELDTPSEYPAPLDGTVPVGRDPIAAELKSAYGTDDVYGMHWLQDVDNTYGYGNSPGNCEAGPSDTGPSYINTFQRGAQESVWETVPQPTCDAFKYGGPNGYLDLFTGDASYAKQWKFTNAPDADARAVQAAYWADVWAEEQGRGDEIAGTLDKAAKMGDYLRYAMYDKYFKKVGNCVGPSSCPAGTGKDSSHYLLSWYYAWGGAVDTSAGWSWRIGSSHTHGGYQNPLAAYALSTYDDLKPKSATGTADWAKSLDRQIEFYRWLQSDEGAIAGGATNSWAGRYATPPAGTPTFYGMYYDEKPVYHDPPSNQWFGFQAWSMERVAEYYQQSGDARAKEVLDKWVDWALSETTVNPDGTFLIPATLKWSGQPDTWNASSPGDNAGLHVTVADYTNDVGVAAAYAKTLTYYADRSGDTEAAATAKALLDGMWENNQDALGIAVPETRADYNRFDDPVHVPDGWTGTMPNGDTIDASSTFSSIRSFYQDDPAWSKIESYLAGGAAPTFTYHRFWAQADIALAMGSYAELLE comes from the coding sequence ATGCACCCCGCACCCAGACGCAGACGCCGCACCGCGCGGCGGCTGTGGACGGCCGCCCTGGCCGCCCTCGCGTTACCCCTCACCATGCTGGGCACCGGTTCGACTCCCGCCCAGGCGGCCGCACTCCAGTGCAGCGTGGACTACCGGACCAACGACTGGGGCTCCGGCTTCACCGCCGAGCTGACGCTCACCAACCGCGGCGCCGAAGCCATCGACGGCTGGACGCTGACGTACGACTACGCGGGCGACCAGAAGCTGACCAACGGCTGGAACGGCACCTGGAGCCAGTCCGGGAGGACCGTCACCGTCAAGAACGCCGCGTACAACGCCCGTGTCGCGGCCGGCGCCGCCGTCACCACCGGCGGGCAGTTCACCTACAGCGGCACCAACACCGCGCCGACGAGCTTCGCCGTCAACGGCACCACCTGCGCCGGGGCCCACCAGCCCCCGATCACGGTGCTGACCAGCCCGGAGCCGGGTTCGGTCTACTCGCAGGGCGAGGCCGTCCCGCTGGCCGCCACCGCGGCGGCCGCCGACGACGCCACCATCAGCAAGGTGGAGTTCTACGACGACACCACCCTGCTGGGCACCGACACCAGCGCGCCCTACACGCACTCGGCCTCTGGTTTGACCGTGGGCAGTCATTCGCTGGTGGCGAAGGCGTACGACAGCATGGGCGCCTCCGCCGCCTCGGTGCCGGTCGGCATCACGGTCGCCTCGGGACCGACCGTGGTCGCCACCCCCGCACAACTGGGCGTTCAGCAGGGCGAGTCCGGCACGTACGAGGTCAAGCTGTCGAAGGAGCCGGCCGCCGACGTGACGGTGACGACGGCCCGCGCGAGCGGCAACACGGGCCTGTCCGTCTCCGCCGGGGCGAGCCTCACCTTCACCCCGGGGAACTGGGACACCGCCCAGGAGGTGACCATCGCGGCCGACGCCTCGGGCACCGGCTCGGCGGTCTTCGAGTCGACGGCCCCCGGCCACGGCAAGGCCGCGGTCACCGTGACCCAGCTGGGCGCCCAGAAGGACTACGACGCCCGCTTCCTGGAGCTGTACGGGAAGATCACCGACCCGGCGAACGGCTACTTCTCCCCCGAGGGCATCCCGTACCACTCGGTCGAGACGCTGATCGTGGAGGCGCCGGACCACGGGCACGAGACCACGTCCGAGGCGTACAGCTACCTGCTGTGGCTCCAGGCCATGTACGGCAAGGTCACCGGCGACTGGGACCGGTTCAACAACGCCTGGGAGATCATGGAGACCTACATGATCCCCACCCACGCCGACCAGCCGACCAACTCGTCCTACAACGCGTCCGAGCCGGCGACCTACGCACCCGAGCTGGACACGCCGAGCGAGTACCCGGCGCCACTGGACGGCACGGTGCCGGTCGGCCGGGACCCGATCGCCGCCGAGCTGAAGTCGGCGTACGGCACGGACGACGTCTACGGCATGCACTGGCTCCAGGACGTCGACAACACCTACGGCTACGGCAACTCGCCCGGCAACTGCGAGGCCGGCCCCTCGGACACCGGCCCCTCCTACATCAACACCTTCCAGCGCGGCGCGCAGGAGTCGGTGTGGGAGACGGTGCCGCAGCCGACCTGCGACGCCTTCAAGTACGGCGGCCCCAACGGCTACCTGGACCTGTTCACGGGTGACGCCTCCTACGCGAAGCAGTGGAAGTTCACCAACGCCCCGGACGCCGACGCGCGGGCGGTGCAGGCGGCGTACTGGGCGGACGTCTGGGCCGAGGAGCAGGGCAGGGGCGACGAGATCGCCGGGACCCTCGACAAGGCCGCCAAGATGGGCGACTACCTGCGCTACGCCATGTACGACAAGTACTTCAAGAAGGTCGGGAACTGCGTGGGGCCGTCGAGCTGCCCGGCCGGCACCGGCAAGGACTCCTCGCACTACCTGCTGTCCTGGTACTACGCGTGGGGCGGCGCCGTCGACACCTCGGCGGGCTGGTCCTGGCGCATCGGCTCCAGCCACACCCACGGCGGCTACCAGAACCCGCTGGCGGCGTACGCGCTGAGCACGTACGACGACCTGAAGCCGAAGTCGGCGACGGGTACGGCGGACTGGGCCAAGTCCCTGGACCGGCAGATCGAGTTCTACCGCTGGCTCCAGTCCGACGAGGGCGCCATCGCGGGCGGCGCGACCAACAGCTGGGCGGGCCGGTACGCCACCCCGCCGGCCGGTACGCCGACCTTCTACGGCATGTACTACGACGAGAAGCCGGTGTACCACGACCCGCCGTCCAACCAGTGGTTCGGCTTCCAGGCGTGGTCCATGGAGCGGGTCGCCGAGTACTACCAGCAGAGCGGCGACGCGCGGGCGAAGGAGGTCCTGGACAAGTGGGTCGACTGGGCGCTGTCGGAGACCACGGTCAACCCGGACGGCACCTTCCTGATCCCGGCGACGCTGAAGTGGTCGGGGCAGCCCGACACCTGGAACGCGTCCTCCCCCGGTGACAACGCCGGCCTGCACGTCACCGTCGCCGACTACACCAACGACGTCGGTGTCGCCGCGGCGTACGCCAAGACCCTGACGTACTACGCCGACCGCTCCGGCGACACCGAGGCGGCGGCCACGGCCAAGGCGCTGCTGGACGGCATGTGGGAGAACAACCAGGACGCGCTCGGCATCGCCGTCCCGGAGACCCGCGCCGACTACAACCGCTTCGACGACCCGGTGCACGTGCCGGACGGCTGGACCGGGACCATGCCGAACGGCGACACGATCGACGCGTCGTCGACGTTCTCCTCGATCCGCTCCTTCTACCAGGACGACCCGGCCTGGTCGAAGATCGAGAGCTACCTCGCGGGCGGTGCCGCGCCCACGTTCACGTACCACCGTTTCTGGGCGCAGGCGGACATCGCCCTCGCCATGGGTTCGTACGCGGAGCTGCTCGAATAG